In Salarias fasciatus chromosome 20, fSalaFa1.1, whole genome shotgun sequence, a single window of DNA contains:
- the kcnk15 gene encoding potassium channel subfamily K member 15, which translates to MPTPRMKKQNVRTLSLILCMFSYLLVGAAVFDALESETESSRRRILEQKRSEMKKKYRFSEDDYREIERVVLQAEPHRAGRQWKFAGSFYFAITVITTIGYGHAAPGTDAGKIFCMFYAVLGIPLTLVMFQSLGERMNTFVRYLLHKAKQCLGFRRTEVSMENMVLVGFLSCIGTLCVGAAAFSHFEGWSFFHAYYYCFITLTTIGFGDFVALQKKEDLQEKTPYVAFSFMYILVGLTVIGAFLNLVVLRFLTMNSEDERRDAQERASLKRDRGLLDGGLGLRSLGEQSRSSRRERNRGNMVHSHSHSTLFLPMEEGTSRTNLISSPMEDQGRRRSPCRHRLHFQIKAGGRRKESSLSSLCSCVCYRLDSCDSPFTCHGEHRGGHVNAVYYNSVSYRIQSCSPSPRDNTGLSSPGSTVSPGHSFPDFPRLRRKSV; encoded by the exons ATGCCGACACCGAGGATGAAGAAGCAGAACGTGCGGACCCTGTCGCTCATCCTCTGCATGTTCTCCTACTTGCTGGTCGGCGCCGCGGTGTTTGACGCGCTGGAGTCGGAGACGGAGAGCTCCCGCAGACGCATCCTGGAGCAGAAGCGCAGCGAGATGAAGAAGAAGTATCGCTTCTCCGAAGACGACTACCGCGAAATCGAGCGAGTGGTGCTGCAAGCGGAGCCCCACCGCGCCGGGAGGCAGTGGAAATTTGCTGGATCTTTTTACTTTGCCATAACAGTCATCACAACCATCG GTTATGGACATGCAGCACCAGGCACAGATGCAGGGAAGATCTTCTGCATGTTTTACGCTGTTCTTGGCATTCCTCTTACTTTGGTCATGTTCCAGAGCCTGGGTGAACGGATGAACACCTTTGTCCGCTATCTCTTACACAAAGCAAAACAGTGCCTGGGCTTCCGACGCACTGAGGTAtccatggagaacatggtcctGGTGGGCTTCCTGTCCTGCATTGGCACACTTTGTGTGGGAGCTGCAGCCTTCTCCCACTTCGAGGGCTGGAGCTTCTTCCACGCTTACTACTACTGTTTCATTACGCTCACCACTATTGGCTTCGGAGACTTTGTAGCcctgcagaaaaaagaagatcTCCAGGAGAAGACCCCCTATGTTGCTTTCAGCTTTATGTACATCCTGGTGGGGCTGACTGTCATCGGGGCTTTTCTGAATTTGGTGGTGCTTCGTTTTCTCACCATGAACAGTGAGGATGAGAGGCGAGACGCCCAAGAGAGGGCTTCTCTGAAGAGGGACAGGGGCCTTCTGGACGGCGGCTTGGGTCTGCGTTCACTCGGGGAACAGAGCAGGAGCAGCCGCAGAGAGAGGAACAGGGGCAACATGGTgcacagccacagccacagcaCACTATTCCTCCCCATGGAGGAAGGAACCAGCCGCACCAACCTCATCTCGTCCCCAATGGAGGACCAGGGGAGACGAAGAAGCCCCTGCAGGCACAGGCTGCACTTCCAGATCAAGGCGGGCGGACGCCGGAAGGAGTCGAGCCTcagctccctctgctcctgTGTGTGCTACCGTCTGGACAGCTGTGACAGCCCGTTCACCTGCCACGGCGAGCACCGAGGAGGCCACGTCAATGCTGTTTACTACAACTCGGTGTCCTACAGGATCCAGAGCTGCTCACCCAGTCCCAGGGACAACACCGGACTCTCGTCGCCGGGGAGCACGGTCTCACCTGGCCACAGTTTTCCAGATTTCCCTCGTTTGAGGAGAAAGTCGGTGTAA